tgtgtgtgtgtgtgtgtgtgtgtgtgtcccaatgtttatatataaacatatctgttcagtcatatatctatctgtcggtcATTTTATATAGCACTTATCCTTTATATTCCTAACCTTCATTCttttctccgcttcctcctccttccttcgctcctctctttttccttccttcgtccaccacatttcttttttcacgcttcttttcttcttccttttatcatcatcctctttcttctccatcctttACCCTCATcttatttgtactttttttccctttttccttcctccttccaattcCGTCCTTCGTCTTCCtactcttctttattctctttttcctccttcctctatccccctttttatcctttctttcatcctcttcctcctcttctttatcaaccctcctccttttccttcaatCTTCGCCCTTCGTTTCTCTTTATTTGTCcatccttctcttattctctcttccttctgcctcctcttcctcctacttcatcctgtttttctttctccatctcttacccttttcttccttcctttcttcgtcctgccttcccccttcttccttcactctcctcttctgatcgtcctttcaccttcccttctccctccttccatcgcctttttcctcacctccttcctttatcctcccccttttcttcgttcctacgtctttctctttctccactttttcttcacccctctctacctctttctcctccttcttcattcattctctctctttccttcatccccttcttcttcttcttcttcattcattccttctctctccttcatccccctcttcttccttcttccttcgtccttttcttctctctctccctacttcaaccttcgttttttttatcttgcctctatcttccttttccattatattccttcatcctcccttttccctccttccttctccgtccacttcctcttcctttcttcttcctcctcttccctcctcttccctctccttccttcaccacccctccctcttctccatcctcctcctcccactcctaccccctccccctcctacccctaccccctacccctacccccaactcctaccccctacccctaccccctaccccttcccctcccccctacccctacctcctaccccaaccccctccctccaacccttaccccctcccttaccccctccccttaccccctccccttaccccctccccttaccgcctcccactccccttaccccctacccctcccccctcccataagAAACACTCCCGCCGGATGTCTTCGGGAAGTTGCTCGGAGCCGCGCGTGAGGCTCAGGAGGCTGTCTCTCTTCACCTCCGGGGCGTCCGGGCGGGGAACGTGGTTTTAGCGCCCTTTGCGCCCTGCCCTTACTCTTCtcgctttcttcttctctacacacacacacacgcatacacacacatacatatgtgtgtgtatgtgtgtgtgtgtatatatatatatatatatatatatatatatatatatatatatatatatatatatatatatatatatatatatatatataaatatatgagtgtgtgttaatgtgtgtgtgtgtgtgcgtgtgtgtgtgtgtttgtgtgtgtgtgtgtgtgtgtgtgtgttaacgtgtgtgtgtgtgtgtgtgtgcattcatatatatatatatatatatatatatatatatatatatatatatatatatatatatatatatatatatatatatatgaatgtatctgtgtatgaatatatacatacatatatatatgtatacgtgtatgtatgtatgtaaaaatgtatgtatgtaaatacgcatacatagatatatatacatatatatacatacatatatatatatatatatatatatatatatatatatatatatatatatatatatatatgtgtgtgtgtgtgtgtgtgtgtgtgtgtatgtgtgtatgtgtgtgtgtgtgtgtgtgtgtgtgtgtgtgtgtgtgtgtgtgtgtgtttaaatataaatatatatgtatatagaaatatgcatatgtatatgcttatatgtatatataaatatgtataatatatataatataattatgcatatatgatatataataatgtataatatgtatatatgatctataataatatatgatgtgtatatatatatatatatatatatatatatatatatatatatatatatatatatatatatatatatatatataatatatatatatatatatatatatatatatatatatatatatatatgtgtgtgtgtgtgtgtgtgtgtgtgtgtgtgtgtgtgtgtgtgtgtgtgtgtgtgttgtgtgtgtgtgtgtgtgtgtgtgtgtgtgtgtgtgtgtgtgtgtgtttgtgtgtgtgtgtgtgtgtgtatgtgtgtgtatatatatatatatatatatatatatatatatatatatatatatatatatattatatatatatatgtgtatatatatatatatgtgtgtgtgtgtgtgtgtgtgtgtgtgtgtgtgtgtgtgtttgtgtgtgtgtgtgtgtgtgtgtgtgtgtgtgtgtgtgtgtgtttgtgtgtgtgtgtgtgtgtatgtgtgtgtataatatatatatatatatatatatatatatatatatatatatatatatacatatatataaaataatatatacatatacatacatatatctatatatatatatatatatatatatatatatatacaaatatatatacaaatatatatatatatatatatatatatatatatatatatatatatatatatatatatatatatatatatatatatatatatatatatatatatatatatatatatatgtatatatatacattgtgtgcgtgtgtgtgtgtgtgtgtgtgtgtgtgtgtgtgtgtgagtgcgtatgtgtgtgtgtttgtgtgtatgtgtgtgtgtgtatctatatctatctatctatctctctctctctctctctctctctctctctctctctctatatatatatatatatatatatatatatatatatatatatatatatatatagtatatatatatttctttatatatagatatacatatatatatatatatatatatatatatatatatatatatatatatatatatatatatatagtatatatagtatgtatataggcatgtatatatagacagatataacaGTATTCATTGATTTGTTagtaagcatatatacattataaacgcGTATATGTGTACAAGAAAGTCACGGAATGAGAAAGGTTAAGCTTAATAATCCGGGGGTTAAAAGGCTGTGAACTTCATGAAACAACTTTATGAGTGTGGGGTTAAGAGcgcaaaaaaattaacaataaaagcaTTAATTGGGAACGAAAGGTTAAACTTGGCTTTGGGAAGGAGCATAAGTGAAATACTTTCACAGGTTGTTACTTTTTTCTAATCAACCCAAAATGATGTTCATTATCTGCATGTAAGAAATGGTTAGTTGTTGTTAGTGGAAATCAGAGCGAAAAGGAGGTTAAAAGGCGATAAACTTCATCGAGCTTTTTCACTCATTCTAATTATGTGTTCGCGCTCAGTCAGTGATTGAATGGCCAAGCACGCATGTGTTAATCCGCCTGCCTTTTGGTCTTTTCTGCCTTTTACAAGCGCGCGCATGCCTACctgcacttatacacacacaaacacagatatacatacacaaacacagatatacatacacatacactcctatgttaatgtgtttgtgagtgtgtgtgtgtgtgtgtgtttgcctatctaatctatctatctctctatctgtctatgcatacacgtacatatatgtaaatgtgtgcgtatgtgtgtgtgtgtatatatatatatatatatatatatatatatatatatatatatatatatatatatatatatatgtatatatatatatatatatatatatatatatatatatatatatatatatatatatacatatatatatatatatatatatatatatatatatatatatatatatatatatatatattgtgtgtgtgtgtgtgtgtgtgtgtgtgtgtgtgtgtgtgtgtgtgtgtgtgtgtgtgtgtgtgtgtgtgtgcgtttatgtatatattttttttcttagctttatcccattcttatatacatatgtgtgagtgtgtgtgtgtgtgtgtgtgtgtgtgtgtgtgtgtgtatctttttatctatctttctatctgtctatctagctagctagctattaacctatttatccatctatctatatgtatacacacataattaatgTTAGACTTCCGACCTAGGTCACTTACACATTTTATGCTAAATCATGCCGAGTCATTCatgaatatacatttctttttctttcatattctgcTTTACTTCAAGCTAAGTGCGACACATCTCGCTTCATTTCCCCGTGTATGTATCATGCAAAAACCTGGAGGAAAACAggtcataaatatatgtaatttttgtatcatttttcaaatatatacgtTTCTTTCCCTCTTCGCTGGCTCAGAGATCAATCAACACTTCATTCGCATTTTCCTTCACACTGCACCTTTCCCTGTTTTATGGGTGCCTGACACAAgactataattatattgtttgaaGGAAAATAGTTCAGaaggaaaacatatttttttaatgtttgtttgaatttcctacatatatatatatatatatatacataggtatacatatatatatatatatatatatatatatatatatatatatatatatatatatatatatatatatatatatatatatatagtcgttgTTGTTAATTACACTATGATATACAGGCTTTGTGCATAGACTGGAAAAGCACTATATGCTAGTTCCTTACAGACATCTACTGACACGCCCTGTAGAACTCGCACAGCTTTCCCGCCATCGCACGTGGCCCCCAAAAGAAAAACGTGCGAATCTTTTTACTCACCTACAGTATAACTGAAGAGCCTTTTTCACGACCAGATCGGTGAACTACAAATCACTGCATTCACTTTAAAGATCATAACATTCCTCATGAAAAACGGATTAGAAACCTCATGAAAAACGGATACTTGATGTTAATCAATGAGCATCAGGTCACGCACTCAGATTACACCCACAATCACAAGCCGCACTCGCTAAACTATCgacatatatcaatctatcatgTACACTGAAGCTCGAGTGTGCATTCTCAGTACGAACCACTTTGGTGCTCTGTTAAAGTCTGAAAACACGAGGCTCGTAGAGCATTTTCCCAACACCTTTCACATGTGTAATTAACATTTGCGTCAACAGACAGCGCAGGTGTAAAGATAACCGTTCCGAGTATTCCGTTcgtgcatatataatatcatccaTAAGTGATTAAGTGACCTTGTCTTTAATACCAGTGATGAATGGATGATTGTAAATACGAAAGGGTGGGTATGACTTGTTTTTTACCAgtgaattattgatattatttctatatatctgtattgaTACTCTTTCTCAGTTTTTCTCactctcgatttttttctttgtatatacacacacactcacacgcgcacacacacacacacacacacaaacacacaaaaggtgtatatgtatatatatatgtgtgtgtgtgtgtgtgtgtgtgtgtgtgtgtgtgtgtgtgtgtgtgtgtgtgtgtgtgtgtgtgtgtgtgtgtgtgtgtgtgtgtgtgtgtgtgtgtgtgtgtgcgtgcgtgtgtgtgagtgtgtgttagtgtgtatgtagaaaaggtatgaatgagaataaatatcttcacaatacaagatattcattctcattcataccttttcttcatttgtcaacatgaatacggttcatatatataagtgtgtgtgtgtgtgtgtgtgtgtgtgtgtgtgtgtgtgtgtgtgtgtgtgtgtgtgtgtgtgtgtgtgtatgtgtgtgtgtgtgtgtgtgtgtgtgtgtgtgtgtgtgtgtgtgtgtatatatatatatatatatatatatatatatatatatatatatatatatatatatatatatatgtgtgtgtgtgtgtgtgtgtgtgtgtgtgtgtgtatacatatatatatgtatatatatacatatatatatatatatatatatacctatatatatatatatatatatatatatatatatatataatatatatatatatatatatatatatatatctgtgtgtgtgtgtgtgtgtgtgtgtgtgtgtgtgtgtgtgtgtgtgtgtgtgtgtgtgtgtgtgtgtgtgtgtgtgtgtgtgtatgtgtgcatgtgtgcatgtgtgtgtatatatatatatatatatatatatatatatatatatatatatatatgcatatatatatatatatatatatatatatatctatatatatatgtatgtatatatatgtatatatatgtatatatatatatatatatatatatatatatatatatatatatatatatatatattatatatatatatatatgtgtgtgtgtgtgtgtgtgtgtgtgtgtgtgtgtgtgtgtgtggtgtgtgtgtgtgtgtgtgtatgtatgtgtatatattatatatatatatatatatatatatatatatatatattatatatatatatatatatatatatgcacacacacatatatatatgcatatatatatatatatacatatatacatatgtgtgtgtatgtgtgtgtgtgtgtgtgtgtgtgtgtgtgtgtgtgtgtgtgtgtgtgtgtgtgtgtgtgtgtgtgcgtgtgtgtgtatgtgtgtgtgtgcgtgtgtgtgtgtgtgtgtgtgtgtgtgtgtgtgtgtgtgtgtgtgtgtgtctgtgtgtgtgtgtacacgtccCAGCCAGTGCAGACGTCTCTTTTTCATCAGGGCCGGCATGGTTGGGACCCTCAACCGCTGTGCTTTTGGGGTCATGATCTCTCTAAGGAAGCGTGTCAAGCAACGCATATGGAAAGCACTGAGTCTGCTTCCTTCTTTGGGGCGCAGAGTCCAAGCTTCCCATCCGTAGAGGAGTGTACTGACGACTCCGGCCATGTATGTCTGGGTCTTGGTGTGCTCTGCCAGCGTGTTGTTGGTCCAGACGCGCTTATTAGTCCTCGAGAGTATTGTCGCAGCGTTTCCAATGCGCCGATTAAGGTCGGATTCAAGGGAGAGATGGTCAGTGATTGTGGAGGCCTGGTATACAAACTCATGAATTCCCCTTAACTCATAGTCTGCGATCTTGGTTGTGAGCGGTTCATCAACGTCTTGTCCCATCATCTGCATTTTCTTCAGGCTGATGGTGAGGCTGAAGGCATTGCAGGCTGTGGCAAAGTGATTCAGGAGCTGCTGTAGATCTTCAGCTGTGTACGGTGATTGCTGCGTCGCATGAAATCTCCCAGGAGCCTCATCTCTACTTTTGTACTTTTGTCTTGGTTCGGAATCTGGATAAGTTGAAGACATTTCCGTCGGACCTCGTACGCAGGAACATGCCCTCTGTAGCTGTTGCAAAGGCGTGCTTGAGCAGGATGCAGCCACTCCGGATGCTGAATAGCTCAGATGTTGTGTGTCAAATGTGATGGTTCCTTTCATGTCCTTATGGAAAGATCTTATGAGGTTTAGCATAATGGGCGGGGATCCAGTCTTGGCCAGGATCGTGAGCAGGCCGTCTCTCCTCACGAGGTCAAAGGCCTTGGCGAGACCAATGCAAGCGACGCCTTTCTCTGCTCCCTGCACTTTTCTTGACGCTGTTGCAGGGAGACCACCATATCAATTGTTGACCTCTCAGCTCAGAATCCACACTGGCTCAGGGTAGATTCTTTCGGCAAGGATCTGGAGCCTGGCCAGGATGATCTGGCAAAACCGAGGAGTGAGATGCCGCGATAGATGCTGCAATCGTTTCTGTCGCATTTGCTTTTGTATAGTGTGATTATGTTTGCATTTCCCATGTCTTGGGACACTGTCCCTTCTCCCCAGCACTGGCACAGAAGCTCGTGAAACTCATTCGCGAGTGTCCCCTTCCCACACTTGAGAACTCCTGGTGCCTTCCCTGAGGAAAGTGCGTCCAGTGTTTCACCAACTTCCTCCACAGTTGGCTTAAAGTCCATTTCGTCTATAGTGGGCAGGTTCTCTACTGCGTACAGCTCCGAGCAATGCTCCACCCAACGGTTCATCTGCTGTTCACGATCCTTAATGATCTCGCCGctggcagcacacacacacacacacacacacacacacacacacacacacacacacacacacacacacacacacacacacatatatatatatatatatatatatatatatatatatatatatatatatatatatatatatatatatatattgaaaatataaaaacatgtatacatacctacacacacacagaaacacgcacacacagaaacacacacacacacacacacacacacacacacacacacacacacacacacacacacacgcacacacacacaccaggtataatatatatatatatatatatatatatatacatatatatatacatatatatatacatatatatatatatatatatatatatatatatatatatatatatatatatatatatatgtgtgtgtgtgtgtgtgtgtgtgtatgtatacacacacacatgtatatacatatacatacatgtacgtgtatgtatatacacacatacacatatatatgtatgtatatacttacacacacacatatatatatgtatgtatatacttacacacacacacacacacacacacacacacacacacacactttttgacAAGTGGTAAGTATCTGGCCGTACCAAGGGGAACCTCCGAACAGTTGTTTGGATGCAAGTGTATCACGTTACCTGTGCCGACCCACCATCagcaggaacctcctaccctaactcaggttaggatggcgatttctaagctgaagggtgggaaagctgccgGCATacgtgatatccctgctgaactgctaaaggccgggggtgaacctatggcacggggcttgtaGTCTTGAGTGTCATTTGGCAGtcaagactgccagatggcaatccTGTTGAGGGGTGTAACCaaccttctctggaaggggaaaggggatcattgggtcTGTAGCAACTAAAGTTGCATCACACTGCTcaatataccaggcaaggttttcacccacattcttctgaaacggattcgcGACCATACTAagacaccagagactggagcagtctttatttacttctggcaagtccacaatagacaatATCATAGctctttgagtaattgtggaacgccgtcgtgagttcagtcgtgggttgcttgcagcctacatcgacctcaagaaggtgtttgactcggtacatcgagaatcgctatgggagatcctgagactgaaTTTCCTGAATTTCGACATggattattgacctaatagcaagcctatataccggtactgataGTGCTGCAAAGTGAtgagggcctgtcaaacttcttccctgctaattcaggggtgaggcaaggctgtgtccttgcaccaacactttttaacatcTGCATggtctggataatgggcagagctattatccaaagtcagtgtcgagcaacactgggcaatatcaaggtcactaatcttgactttgccgacgatgttgctatcctatcctgATTCATTGGAATAAGCAGTGAGACAAAGCCCTCGGCCCtataggtctcctggaccaagaccaagattcaggacttaggAGAACCGACGGccacaccgtgagactggcatgggacctgcataatccgggaccaccaactcaggctatataggcacttaggtcgtttccctgtggataacccAGTCCAtctggttgtctctctgcgagacaatcctgggtggagaagGCCCGTGGGGCGGCCTAGAAGGTCATGCcctgggcagctcgaccagtcttgtcgcgaggagttagagatgggccgaaggcCTACCTAGAGACTCGCTATGAGGGACCCCGTGGGAGGGAGCGAAGAgtgaatgcggccatgcggccccgtcggcgttagaccattgattatgatgatgatgatgatatatatatatatatatatatatatatatatatatatattatatataatatatatatatatatatatatatatatatgtgttataatatatatttatatatatatattatatactatatataatatatatatatatatatatatatatatatatatattattataatataatataatatatatatactatatatatatatatatatatattatatatatatatatgtgtgtgtgtgtgtgtgtgtgtggtgtgtgcgtatatgtgttatattatatattatatatatatatatata
This genomic interval from Penaeus monodon isolate SGIC_2016 chromosome 37, NSTDA_Pmon_1, whole genome shotgun sequence contains the following:
- the LOC119596231 gene encoding uncharacterized protein LOC119596231 produces the protein MNRWVEHCSELYAVENLPTIDEMDFKPTVEEVGETLDALSSGKAPGVLKCGKGTLANEFHELLCQCWGEGTVSQDMGNANIITLYKSKCDRNDCSIYRGISLLGFARSSWPGSRSLPKESTLSQSSRKVQGAEKGVACIGLAKAFDLVRRDGLLTILAKTGSPPIMLNLIRSFHKDMKGTITFDTQHLSYSASGVAASCSSTPLQQLQRACSCVRGPTEMSSTYPDSEPRQKYKSRDEAPGRFHATQQSPYTAEDLQQLLNHFATACNAFSLTISLKKMQMMGQDVDEPLTTKIADYELRGIHEFVYQASTITDHLSLESDLNRRIGNAATILSRTNKRVWTNNTLAEHTKTQTYMAGVVSTLLYGWEAWTLRPKEGSRLSAFHMRCLTRFLREIMTPKAQRLRVPTMPALMKKRRLHWLGLAFSNCIEQKRPVIISKNQGRGHSALSVGWVNNSSLHSRSPSQAWTCLSGLSSVPNKQCHSSGDTRPPHIIILAAASGCEGEPPSGRTCRGKCFSPAGRCYRAEASRSTLVTCNMYLFFDLVMSSDSDS